The following proteins come from a genomic window of Acinonyx jubatus isolate Ajub_Pintada_27869175 chromosome C1, VMU_Ajub_asm_v1.0, whole genome shotgun sequence:
- the ZNF142 gene encoding zinc finger protein 142 isoform X1, whose translation MTDPVLDPQPTDSTGEMDGLCPELLLIPPSLSNRGILEPVQSPCPAGNPTPLPADPGCLLVESTATEEDTGNMEIIVEAVAGNLSPGAPGEPPGVLVKVVEVYFCERCEQSFAEPTLLALHQCTETLIQPMQGLSSLPCSVELTPSNLILSGPLQGQGPPDSPLPCPVCRQEFAQPQALKSHFKIHRATPDIFSCPESGCVFSAEDRKGLQHHLRQAHATVPVPCSFRGCPLLFGSQQGMELHRQAHYPFHCNHCSFVGSNVKLFRQHQRSHGAGTQGELSALQGLPSQELLPDIIECYVSPAPKLPSREGEPSEQADTPLPRQESADEEDVEEEEGNGTLKDSQKAPEKAQGAQQLEGDVASGTESLFKTHMCPECKRCFKKRTHLVEHLHLHFPDPSLQCPNCQKFFTSKSKLKTHLLRELGQKAHRCPLCHYSAVERNALNRHMASMHEDISNFYSDTYTCPVCREEFRLSQALKEHLKSHTAAAAAEPLPLRCFQEGCGYTASDRKAFIKHLKETHGVRAVECRHHSCPMLFATAEAMEAHHKSHYAFHCPHCDFACSNKHLFRKHKKQGHPGNEELRCTFCPFATFNPVAYQDHVGKMHAHEKIHQCPECSFATAHKRVLIRHMLLHTGEKPHKCELCDFTCRDVSYLSKHMLTHSNTKDYMCTECGYVTKWKHYLSVHMRKHAGDLRYQCNQCSYRCHRADQLSSHKLRHQGKSLMCEVCAFACKRKYELQKHMASQHHPGAPAPLYPCRYCSYQSRHKQALLSHENCKHTRLREFRCALCDYRTFSNTTLFFHKRKAHGYVPGDQVWQLRSASQEPEGARQCPTPPPDSEPSSQLSAQPEAPDRDPGTVVDPNVDRAPPEPGEEDRAGRPAGSEVPRGDDLGSSPSPAEADEGGCTLHLEALGVELEPVAEPPLEEITEPTPAEFRPLDPSGPLRLEGPGATLTELSTFEGAGTSGLDAEEEPVLEKPAPESPRNPPSSEEPPDSWVGTFKAALPAETAPLPQFPESESLLKALRRQDKEQAEALVLEGRVQMVVIQGEGRAFRCPHCPFITRREKALSVHSRTGCQGRREPLLCPECGASFKQQRGLSTHLLKKCPVLLRKNKGLPRPSSPVPLRPPPPGTQDSGDAEGGKPPPAPLEVELVLPKDAPSVPPREPEVEEPPGTLCVPAVPPAGNPSPAETPEKFHFEQGKFHCNSCTFLCSRLSSITSHVAEGCRGGRGGGGKRGAAQTQPVASLLSDGGSAPLNSGSTERSPGNGDTTAVPKQKGARFSCPTCPFSCQQERALRTHQTRGCPLEGSGELHCGLCTFTTAAAAALRLHQKRRHPSTAPARGPRPPLQCGDCGFTCKQGRCLQQHRRLKHEGVKPHQCPFCDFSTTRRYRLEAHQSRHTGVGRIPCSSCPQTFGTNSKLRLHRLRVHDKTPTHFCPLCDYSGYLRHDITRHVNSCHRGTPAFACPQCEAQFSSETALKQHALRRHPEPAPPAPGSPAEATEGPLHCSRCGLLCPSPASLRGHTRKQHPRLECGACQEAFPSRPALDEHRRQQHFSHRCQLCDFAARERAGLVKHYLEQHEAAAASEGGAGASQPPLRCPFCDFTCRHQLVLDHHVKGHGGTRLYKCTDCAYSTKNRQKITWHSRIHTGEKPYRCHLCPYACADPSRLKYHMRIHKEERKYLCPDCGYKCKWVNQLKYHMTKHTGLKPYQCPECEYCTNRADALRVHQETRHREARAFMCEQCGKAFKTRFLLRTHLRKHSEAKPYVCNVCHRAFRWAAGLRHHALTHTDRHPFFCRLCSYKAKQKFQVVKHVRRHHPDQADPNQGVGKDPTTPTVHLHDVQLEDPSPPAPAAPPTGPEG comes from the exons ATGACAGACCCTGTGTTGGACCCACAGCCAACCGACAGCACTGGGGAGATGGATGGACTGTGTCCTGAGCTATTGCTGATCCCCCCATCTCTGTCTAACCGTGGAATCCTGGAGCCTGTCCAGAGCCCCTGTCCTGCTGGGAATCCCACACCTTTGCCTGCTGACCCAGGCTGCCTGCTAGTAGAGTCCACGGCAACTGAAGAGGACACAGGGAACATGGAGATCATTGTGGAAGCAGTAGCTGGAAACCTGtccccaggtgctcctggagagCCCCCAG GTGTCCTGGTAAAGGTGGTGGAGGTGTACTTCTGTGAGCGCTGTGAGCAGAGCTTCGCAGAGCCCACTCTGCTGGCCCTGCACCAGTGTACTGAGACCCTTATACAGCCTATGCAGGGCCTCTCTAGCCTTCCATGCTCTGTAGAGCTGACCCCCAGCAACCtcattctctctggccctctgcaGGGCCAGGGCCCACCAGATAGCCCCCTGCCATGCCCTGTGTGTAGACAGGAGTTTGCCCAACCCCAGGCCCTGAAGAGCCACTTCAAGATTCACCGGGCCACTCCCGACATCTTCTCCTGCCCAGAGTCTGGCTGTGTGTTCTCCGCTGAAGATCGCAAGGGTCTGCAGCACCACCTGAGGCAGGCCCACGCCACGGTTCCCGTGCCCTGTTCTTTCCGGGGCTGCCCCCTGCTCTTTGGGAGCCAGCAGGGCATGGAGCTGCACCGGCAGGCCCACTACCCTTTCCACTGCAACCATTGCAGCTTCGTGGGCTCCAACGTCAAACTCTTCCGGCAGCATCAGCGGAGCCACGGGGCCGGGACACAGGGAGAACTGTCTGCCCTTCAGGGTCTTCCATCCCAGGAGCTGCTGCCAG ACATCATTGAGTGTTATGTGTCTCCAGCTCCGAAACTGCCCAGTAGAGAGGGAGAGCCTTCAGAACAAGCAGATACGCCCTTGCCCAGGCAAGAGTCAGCTGACGAGGAGGACgtagaggaagaagaggggaatgGCACCTTAAAGGACTCCCAGAAAGCCCCAGAGAAAGCCCAGGGGGCTCAGCAGTTAGAAG GGGATGTGGCTTCTGGCACCGAGTCCCTCTTCAAGACCCACATGTGTCCAGAATGCAAGCGCTGCTTTAAGAAGCGGACCCATCTGGTGGAGCACCTGCATCTCCACTTCCCGGACCCCAGCCTCCAGTGCCCCAACTGCCAGAAGTTCTTCACCAGCAAGAGCAAGCTCAAGACCCATCTGCTGCGGGAGCTGGGCCAGAAGGCCCACCGCTGCCCGCTGTGCCACTACAGTGCGGTGGAGAGGAACGCGCTCAACCGCCACATGGCCAGCATGCACGAGGACATCTCCAACTTCTACTCCGACACCTACACCTGTCCCGTGTGCCGCGAGGAGTTCCGCCTCAGCCAGGCCCTCAAGGAGCACCTCAAGAGCCAcacggcggcggcggcagcagagccgctgcccctccgctgctttcAGGAAGGCTGCGGTTACACGGCCTCCGACCGCAAGGCCTTCATAAAGCACCTGAAGGAGACCCATGGTGTGCGGGCCGTGGAGTGCCGCCATCACTCTTGTCCCATGCTCTTCGCCACGGCCGAAGCCATGGAGGCCCATCACAAAAGCCACTATGCCTTCCACTGCCCACACTGCGACTTTGCCTGCTCCAATAAGCACCTGTTCCGCAAACACAAGAAGCAGGGCCACCCCGGCAATGAAGAGCTGCGCTGCACCTTCTGCCCCTTTGCCACCTTCAACCCGGTGGCCTACCAGGACCACGTGGGCAAGATGCACGCCCACGAGAAGATCCACCAGTGCCCTGAGTGCAGCTTTGCCACCGCCCACAAGAGGGTGCTCATCCGCCACATGCTGCTGCACACCG GCGAGAAACCTCACAAGTGTGAGCTGTGTGACTTCACGTGCCGAGACGTGAGCTACCTGTCCAAGCACATGCTGACCCACTCCAACACCAAGGATTACATGTGCACCGAGTGTGGCTATGTCACCAAGTGGAAGCACTACCTCAGTGTGCACATGCGGAAACATGCAGGGGACCTCAG ATACCAGTGCAACCAGTGCTCGTACCGCTGCCACCGGGCCGACCAGCTGAGCAGCCACAAGCTGCGCCACCAGGGCAAGTCCCTGATGTGTGAGGTGTGTGCTTTCGCTTGCAAGCGGAAGTATGAGCTGCAGAAGCACATGGCCTCCCAGCACCACCCGGGCGCGCCGGCCCCGCTCTATCCCTGCCGCTACTGCAGCTACCAGAGCCGCCACAAGCAGGCCCTGCTGAGCCACGAGAACTGCAAGCACACCCGCCTCCGGGAGTTCCGCTGTGCTCTCTGCGACTACCGCACCTTCAGCAACACCACCCTCTTCTTCCACAAGCGCAAGGCCCACGGCTACGTGCCCGGGGACCAGGTGTGGCAGCTCCGCTCTGCCAGCCAGGAGCCGGAGGGGGCCAGGCAGTGCCCGACACCCCCGCCAGACTCAGAGCCCTCGAGCCAGCTGTCTGCCCAGCCTGAGGCGCCAGACCGTGACCCCGGGACTGTGGTGGACCCCAACGTGGACCGGGCCCCGCCGGAGCCCGGTGAGGAGGACCGTGCCGGAAGACCGGCTGGCAGCGAGGTTCCGCGGGGGGACGACCTGGGTAGCAGCCCCAGTCCGGCCGAGGCAGATGAAGGTGGCTGCACGCTGCATCTCGAGGCCCTGGGGGTGGAGCTGGAGCCCGTGGCTGAGCCGCCCCTTGAGGAGATCACTGAACCCACCCCTGCGGAGTTCAGGCCCCTGGACCCCTCGGGGCCCCTGAGACTGGAAGGGCCAGGTGCAACTTTGACAGAGCTGTCTACCTTTGAAGGTGCTGGGACGTCTGGTTTGGATGCTGAAGAAGAGCCCGTTCTGGAAAAGCCAGCCCCTGAAAGCCCCAGAAACCCCCCTTCCTCAGAGGAGCCCCCTGACAGCTGGGTGGGAACCTTCAAGGCAGCTCTGCCTGCTGagactgctcccctcccccagttcccAGAGTCAGAGTCCTTACTCAAGGCCCTGCGGAGACAGGACAAAGAGCAAGCAGAGGCTCTGGTGCTGGAGGGGCGGGTTCAGATGGTTGTGATACAGGGAGAGGGGCGGGCCTTCCGCTGCCCGCACTGCCCTTTTATCACCCGCCGGGAGAAGGCCCTGAGTGTGCACTCCAGGACTGGGTGCCAGGGCCGCCGAGAGCCCCTGCTGTGCCCTGAGTGTGGGGCTAGCTTCAAGCAACAGCGTGGCCTCAGCACCCACCTGCTGAAGAAGTGCCCTGTTCTGCTCAGAAAGAACAAGGGCTTACCCAGACCAAGTTCACCCGTACCTCTGCGTCCTCCGCCCCCGGGCACCCAGGACTCAGGGGATGCGGAAGGTGGGAAGCCCCCACCTGCGCCATTAGAAGTAGAGCTGGTGCTCCCGAAAGAtgctccctctgtgcctcccaggGAGCCGGAAGTAGAGGAGCCTCCTGGCACACTGTGTGTCCCTGCAGTCCCTCCTGCAGGAAACCCCTCACCCGCAGAGACGCCTGAGAAGTTCCACTTCGAGCAGGGCAAGTTTCACTGCAACTCCTGCACGTTCCTCTGTTCTCGGCTCTCCTCCATTACCTCCCATGTGGCCGAAGGCTGCCGGGGGGGACGTGGCGGGGGAGGAAAGCGGGGGGCCGCCCAGACCCAGCCCGTTGCATCCCTCCTGAGCGATGGAGGCTCCGCTCCCCTAAACAGCGGCAGCACAGAGCGCAGCCCTGGGAATGGGGACACGACTGCGGTGCCAAAGCAGAAGGGGGCGCGCTTCTCCTGCCCCACGTGTCCCTTCAGCTGCCAGCAGGAGCGGGCTCTGAGGACTCACCAGACCCGGGGCTGCCCCCTCGAGGGGTCCGGCGAGCTGCACTGCGGCCTCTGCACGTTCACCACTGCCGCCGCTGCCGCCCTGAGGCTACACCAGAAGCGGAGGCACCCTAGCACGGCTCCCGCCCGTGGGCCCCGGCCCCCTCTGCAGTGTGGGGACTGTGGCTTCACCTGTAAGCAGGGCCGGTGCCTACAGCAGCACCGGCGGCTCAAGCATGAGGGAGTGAAGCCGCACCAGTGCCCCTTCTGTGACTTTTCCACCACCAGACGGTACCGGTTGGAGGCGCACCAGTCGCGACACACAGGTGTTGGCCGCATCCCCTGCAGCTCCTGTCCCCAGACATTTGGTACCAACTCAAAACTGCGCTTGCACCGGCTAAGGGTACATGACAAAACACCCACCCACTTCTGTCCCCTCTGTGACTACAGTGGCTACCTTCGCCATGATATCACTCGCCACGTCAACAGTTGCCACCGTGGCACTCCTGCCTTTGCCTGCCCCCAGTGTGAGGCCCAGTTCAGTTCCGAGACGGCACTCAAGCAGCATGCCCTGCGCCGACATCCTGAGcctgcgccccccgcccccggctctcCTGCGGAGGCCACCGAGGGCCCCCTGCACTGCTCCCGCTGTGGGTTGCTGTGCCCCAGCCCCGCCAGCCTGCGAGGACACACCCGGAAACAGCATCCTCGGCTGGAGTGCGGGGCCTGCCAGGAGGCCTTCCCCAGCCGGCCGGCACTGGATGAGCACCGGAGACAGCAGCATTTCAGCCACCGttgccagctctgtgacttcgCTGCCCGGGAGCGGGCGGGCCTGGTGAAGCACTACTTGGAACAGCATGAGGCGGCAGCGGCCTCGGAGGGCGGTGCAGGTGCCAGCCAGCCCCCCCTGCGCTGCCCCTTTTGTGACTTTACGTGCCGCCATCAGCTCGTGCTGGACCACCACGTGAAAGGGCACGGGGGCACCCGGCTCTACAAGTGCACCGACTGTGCTTACAGCACCAAGAACCGGCAGAAGATCACCTGGCACAGCCGCATCCACACCGGGGAAAAGCCCTACCGCTGTCACCTCTGTCCCTATGCCTGTGCTGACCCTTCTCGACTCAAG tACCATATGCGGATCCACAAGGAAGAACGCAAGTATCTGTGCCCTGACTGTGGCTACAAGTGCAAGTGGGTCAACCAGCTCAAGTACCACATGACCAAGCACACAG GACTGAAGCCATACCAGTGTCCCGAGTGTGAATACTGTACCAACCGGGCTGATGCGCTGCGTGTGCACCAGGAGACGCGGCACCGGGAAGCCCGGGCCTTCATGTGCGAGCAGTGTGGCAAGGCCTTCAAGACCCGCTTCCTACTGCGCACCCACCTCCGCAAGCACAGCGAGGCCAAACCCTATGTGTGCAACGTGTGCCACCGTGCTTTCCGCTGGGCTGCCGGCCTGCGCCATCACGCCCTCACCCACACCGACCGCCACCCCTTCTTCTGCCGCCTCTGCAGCTACAAGGCCAAGCAGAAGTTCCAGGTGGTTAAGCATGTGCGCAGGCACCACCCCGACCAGGCCGACCCAAACCAAGGAGTGGGCAAAGACCCCACCACCCCCACAGTGCACCTGCATGACGTGCAGTTGGAGGACCCCAGCccccctgctcctgctgctcCTCCAACTGGACCAGAGGGCTGA
- the ZNF142 gene encoding zinc finger protein 142 isoform X3 yields the protein MDGLCPELLLIPPSLSNRGILEPVQSPCPAGNPTPLPADPGCLLVESTATEEDTGNMEIIVEAVAGNLSPGAPGEPPGVLVKVVEVYFCERCEQSFAEPTLLALHQCTETLIQPMQGLSSLPCSVELTPSNLILSGPLQGQGPPDSPLPCPVCRQEFAQPQALKSHFKIHRATPDIFSCPESGCVFSAEDRKGLQHHLRQAHATVPVPCSFRGCPLLFGSQQGMELHRQAHYPFHCNHCSFVGSNVKLFRQHQRSHGAGTQGELSALQGLPSQELLPDIIECYVSPAPKLPSREGEPSEQADTPLPRQESADEEDVEEEEGNGTLKDSQKAPEKAQGAQQLEGDVASGTESLFKTHMCPECKRCFKKRTHLVEHLHLHFPDPSLQCPNCQKFFTSKSKLKTHLLRELGQKAHRCPLCHYSAVERNALNRHMASMHEDISNFYSDTYTCPVCREEFRLSQALKEHLKSHTAAAAAEPLPLRCFQEGCGYTASDRKAFIKHLKETHGVRAVECRHHSCPMLFATAEAMEAHHKSHYAFHCPHCDFACSNKHLFRKHKKQGHPGNEELRCTFCPFATFNPVAYQDHVGKMHAHEKIHQCPECSFATAHKRVLIRHMLLHTGEKPHKCELCDFTCRDVSYLSKHMLTHSNTKDYMCTECGYVTKWKHYLSVHMRKHAGDLRYQCNQCSYRCHRADQLSSHKLRHQGKSLMCEVCAFACKRKYELQKHMASQHHPGAPAPLYPCRYCSYQSRHKQALLSHENCKHTRLREFRCALCDYRTFSNTTLFFHKRKAHGYVPGDQVWQLRSASQEPEGARQCPTPPPDSEPSSQLSAQPEAPDRDPGTVVDPNVDRAPPEPGEEDRAGRPAGSEVPRGDDLGSSPSPAEADEGGCTLHLEALGVELEPVAEPPLEEITEPTPAEFRPLDPSGPLRLEGPGATLTELSTFEGAGTSGLDAEEEPVLEKPAPESPRNPPSSEEPPDSWVGTFKAALPAETAPLPQFPESESLLKALRRQDKEQAEALVLEGRVQMVVIQGEGRAFRCPHCPFITRREKALSVHSRTGCQGRREPLLCPECGASFKQQRGLSTHLLKKCPVLLRKNKGLPRPSSPVPLRPPPPGTQDSGDAEGGKPPPAPLEVELVLPKDAPSVPPREPEVEEPPGTLCVPAVPPAGNPSPAETPEKFHFEQGKFHCNSCTFLCSRLSSITSHVAEGCRGGRGGGGKRGAAQTQPVASLLSDGGSAPLNSGSTERSPGNGDTTAVPKQKGARFSCPTCPFSCQQERALRTHQTRGCPLEGSGELHCGLCTFTTAAAAALRLHQKRRHPSTAPARGPRPPLQCGDCGFTCKQGRCLQQHRRLKHEGVKPHQCPFCDFSTTRRYRLEAHQSRHTGVGRIPCSSCPQTFGTNSKLRLHRLRVHDKTPTHFCPLCDYSGYLRHDITRHVNSCHRGTPAFACPQCEAQFSSETALKQHALRRHPEPAPPAPGSPAEATEGPLHCSRCGLLCPSPASLRGHTRKQHPRLECGACQEAFPSRPALDEHRRQQHFSHRCQLCDFAARERAGLVKHYLEQHEAAAASEGGAGASQPPLRCPFCDFTCRHQLVLDHHVKGHGGTRLYKCTDCAYSTKNRQKITWHSRIHTGEKPYRCHLCPYACADPSRLKYHMRIHKEERKYLCPDCGYKCKWVNQLKYHMTKHTGLKPYQCPECEYCTNRADALRVHQETRHREARAFMCEQCGKAFKTRFLLRTHLRKHSEAKPYVCNVCHRAFRWAAGLRHHALTHTDRHPFFCRLCSYKAKQKFQVVKHVRRHHPDQADPNQGVGKDPTTPTVHLHDVQLEDPSPPAPAAPPTGPEG from the exons ATGGATGGACTGTGTCCTGAGCTATTGCTGATCCCCCCATCTCTGTCTAACCGTGGAATCCTGGAGCCTGTCCAGAGCCCCTGTCCTGCTGGGAATCCCACACCTTTGCCTGCTGACCCAGGCTGCCTGCTAGTAGAGTCCACGGCAACTGAAGAGGACACAGGGAACATGGAGATCATTGTGGAAGCAGTAGCTGGAAACCTGtccccaggtgctcctggagagCCCCCAG GTGTCCTGGTAAAGGTGGTGGAGGTGTACTTCTGTGAGCGCTGTGAGCAGAGCTTCGCAGAGCCCACTCTGCTGGCCCTGCACCAGTGTACTGAGACCCTTATACAGCCTATGCAGGGCCTCTCTAGCCTTCCATGCTCTGTAGAGCTGACCCCCAGCAACCtcattctctctggccctctgcaGGGCCAGGGCCCACCAGATAGCCCCCTGCCATGCCCTGTGTGTAGACAGGAGTTTGCCCAACCCCAGGCCCTGAAGAGCCACTTCAAGATTCACCGGGCCACTCCCGACATCTTCTCCTGCCCAGAGTCTGGCTGTGTGTTCTCCGCTGAAGATCGCAAGGGTCTGCAGCACCACCTGAGGCAGGCCCACGCCACGGTTCCCGTGCCCTGTTCTTTCCGGGGCTGCCCCCTGCTCTTTGGGAGCCAGCAGGGCATGGAGCTGCACCGGCAGGCCCACTACCCTTTCCACTGCAACCATTGCAGCTTCGTGGGCTCCAACGTCAAACTCTTCCGGCAGCATCAGCGGAGCCACGGGGCCGGGACACAGGGAGAACTGTCTGCCCTTCAGGGTCTTCCATCCCAGGAGCTGCTGCCAG ACATCATTGAGTGTTATGTGTCTCCAGCTCCGAAACTGCCCAGTAGAGAGGGAGAGCCTTCAGAACAAGCAGATACGCCCTTGCCCAGGCAAGAGTCAGCTGACGAGGAGGACgtagaggaagaagaggggaatgGCACCTTAAAGGACTCCCAGAAAGCCCCAGAGAAAGCCCAGGGGGCTCAGCAGTTAGAAG GGGATGTGGCTTCTGGCACCGAGTCCCTCTTCAAGACCCACATGTGTCCAGAATGCAAGCGCTGCTTTAAGAAGCGGACCCATCTGGTGGAGCACCTGCATCTCCACTTCCCGGACCCCAGCCTCCAGTGCCCCAACTGCCAGAAGTTCTTCACCAGCAAGAGCAAGCTCAAGACCCATCTGCTGCGGGAGCTGGGCCAGAAGGCCCACCGCTGCCCGCTGTGCCACTACAGTGCGGTGGAGAGGAACGCGCTCAACCGCCACATGGCCAGCATGCACGAGGACATCTCCAACTTCTACTCCGACACCTACACCTGTCCCGTGTGCCGCGAGGAGTTCCGCCTCAGCCAGGCCCTCAAGGAGCACCTCAAGAGCCAcacggcggcggcggcagcagagccgctgcccctccgctgctttcAGGAAGGCTGCGGTTACACGGCCTCCGACCGCAAGGCCTTCATAAAGCACCTGAAGGAGACCCATGGTGTGCGGGCCGTGGAGTGCCGCCATCACTCTTGTCCCATGCTCTTCGCCACGGCCGAAGCCATGGAGGCCCATCACAAAAGCCACTATGCCTTCCACTGCCCACACTGCGACTTTGCCTGCTCCAATAAGCACCTGTTCCGCAAACACAAGAAGCAGGGCCACCCCGGCAATGAAGAGCTGCGCTGCACCTTCTGCCCCTTTGCCACCTTCAACCCGGTGGCCTACCAGGACCACGTGGGCAAGATGCACGCCCACGAGAAGATCCACCAGTGCCCTGAGTGCAGCTTTGCCACCGCCCACAAGAGGGTGCTCATCCGCCACATGCTGCTGCACACCG GCGAGAAACCTCACAAGTGTGAGCTGTGTGACTTCACGTGCCGAGACGTGAGCTACCTGTCCAAGCACATGCTGACCCACTCCAACACCAAGGATTACATGTGCACCGAGTGTGGCTATGTCACCAAGTGGAAGCACTACCTCAGTGTGCACATGCGGAAACATGCAGGGGACCTCAG ATACCAGTGCAACCAGTGCTCGTACCGCTGCCACCGGGCCGACCAGCTGAGCAGCCACAAGCTGCGCCACCAGGGCAAGTCCCTGATGTGTGAGGTGTGTGCTTTCGCTTGCAAGCGGAAGTATGAGCTGCAGAAGCACATGGCCTCCCAGCACCACCCGGGCGCGCCGGCCCCGCTCTATCCCTGCCGCTACTGCAGCTACCAGAGCCGCCACAAGCAGGCCCTGCTGAGCCACGAGAACTGCAAGCACACCCGCCTCCGGGAGTTCCGCTGTGCTCTCTGCGACTACCGCACCTTCAGCAACACCACCCTCTTCTTCCACAAGCGCAAGGCCCACGGCTACGTGCCCGGGGACCAGGTGTGGCAGCTCCGCTCTGCCAGCCAGGAGCCGGAGGGGGCCAGGCAGTGCCCGACACCCCCGCCAGACTCAGAGCCCTCGAGCCAGCTGTCTGCCCAGCCTGAGGCGCCAGACCGTGACCCCGGGACTGTGGTGGACCCCAACGTGGACCGGGCCCCGCCGGAGCCCGGTGAGGAGGACCGTGCCGGAAGACCGGCTGGCAGCGAGGTTCCGCGGGGGGACGACCTGGGTAGCAGCCCCAGTCCGGCCGAGGCAGATGAAGGTGGCTGCACGCTGCATCTCGAGGCCCTGGGGGTGGAGCTGGAGCCCGTGGCTGAGCCGCCCCTTGAGGAGATCACTGAACCCACCCCTGCGGAGTTCAGGCCCCTGGACCCCTCGGGGCCCCTGAGACTGGAAGGGCCAGGTGCAACTTTGACAGAGCTGTCTACCTTTGAAGGTGCTGGGACGTCTGGTTTGGATGCTGAAGAAGAGCCCGTTCTGGAAAAGCCAGCCCCTGAAAGCCCCAGAAACCCCCCTTCCTCAGAGGAGCCCCCTGACAGCTGGGTGGGAACCTTCAAGGCAGCTCTGCCTGCTGagactgctcccctcccccagttcccAGAGTCAGAGTCCTTACTCAAGGCCCTGCGGAGACAGGACAAAGAGCAAGCAGAGGCTCTGGTGCTGGAGGGGCGGGTTCAGATGGTTGTGATACAGGGAGAGGGGCGGGCCTTCCGCTGCCCGCACTGCCCTTTTATCACCCGCCGGGAGAAGGCCCTGAGTGTGCACTCCAGGACTGGGTGCCAGGGCCGCCGAGAGCCCCTGCTGTGCCCTGAGTGTGGGGCTAGCTTCAAGCAACAGCGTGGCCTCAGCACCCACCTGCTGAAGAAGTGCCCTGTTCTGCTCAGAAAGAACAAGGGCTTACCCAGACCAAGTTCACCCGTACCTCTGCGTCCTCCGCCCCCGGGCACCCAGGACTCAGGGGATGCGGAAGGTGGGAAGCCCCCACCTGCGCCATTAGAAGTAGAGCTGGTGCTCCCGAAAGAtgctccctctgtgcctcccaggGAGCCGGAAGTAGAGGAGCCTCCTGGCACACTGTGTGTCCCTGCAGTCCCTCCTGCAGGAAACCCCTCACCCGCAGAGACGCCTGAGAAGTTCCACTTCGAGCAGGGCAAGTTTCACTGCAACTCCTGCACGTTCCTCTGTTCTCGGCTCTCCTCCATTACCTCCCATGTGGCCGAAGGCTGCCGGGGGGGACGTGGCGGGGGAGGAAAGCGGGGGGCCGCCCAGACCCAGCCCGTTGCATCCCTCCTGAGCGATGGAGGCTCCGCTCCCCTAAACAGCGGCAGCACAGAGCGCAGCCCTGGGAATGGGGACACGACTGCGGTGCCAAAGCAGAAGGGGGCGCGCTTCTCCTGCCCCACGTGTCCCTTCAGCTGCCAGCAGGAGCGGGCTCTGAGGACTCACCAGACCCGGGGCTGCCCCCTCGAGGGGTCCGGCGAGCTGCACTGCGGCCTCTGCACGTTCACCACTGCCGCCGCTGCCGCCCTGAGGCTACACCAGAAGCGGAGGCACCCTAGCACGGCTCCCGCCCGTGGGCCCCGGCCCCCTCTGCAGTGTGGGGACTGTGGCTTCACCTGTAAGCAGGGCCGGTGCCTACAGCAGCACCGGCGGCTCAAGCATGAGGGAGTGAAGCCGCACCAGTGCCCCTTCTGTGACTTTTCCACCACCAGACGGTACCGGTTGGAGGCGCACCAGTCGCGACACACAGGTGTTGGCCGCATCCCCTGCAGCTCCTGTCCCCAGACATTTGGTACCAACTCAAAACTGCGCTTGCACCGGCTAAGGGTACATGACAAAACACCCACCCACTTCTGTCCCCTCTGTGACTACAGTGGCTACCTTCGCCATGATATCACTCGCCACGTCAACAGTTGCCACCGTGGCACTCCTGCCTTTGCCTGCCCCCAGTGTGAGGCCCAGTTCAGTTCCGAGACGGCACTCAAGCAGCATGCCCTGCGCCGACATCCTGAGcctgcgccccccgcccccggctctcCTGCGGAGGCCACCGAGGGCCCCCTGCACTGCTCCCGCTGTGGGTTGCTGTGCCCCAGCCCCGCCAGCCTGCGAGGACACACCCGGAAACAGCATCCTCGGCTGGAGTGCGGGGCCTGCCAGGAGGCCTTCCCCAGCCGGCCGGCACTGGATGAGCACCGGAGACAGCAGCATTTCAGCCACCGttgccagctctgtgacttcgCTGCCCGGGAGCGGGCGGGCCTGGTGAAGCACTACTTGGAACAGCATGAGGCGGCAGCGGCCTCGGAGGGCGGTGCAGGTGCCAGCCAGCCCCCCCTGCGCTGCCCCTTTTGTGACTTTACGTGCCGCCATCAGCTCGTGCTGGACCACCACGTGAAAGGGCACGGGGGCACCCGGCTCTACAAGTGCACCGACTGTGCTTACAGCACCAAGAACCGGCAGAAGATCACCTGGCACAGCCGCATCCACACCGGGGAAAAGCCCTACCGCTGTCACCTCTGTCCCTATGCCTGTGCTGACCCTTCTCGACTCAAG tACCATATGCGGATCCACAAGGAAGAACGCAAGTATCTGTGCCCTGACTGTGGCTACAAGTGCAAGTGGGTCAACCAGCTCAAGTACCACATGACCAAGCACACAG GACTGAAGCCATACCAGTGTCCCGAGTGTGAATACTGTACCAACCGGGCTGATGCGCTGCGTGTGCACCAGGAGACGCGGCACCGGGAAGCCCGGGCCTTCATGTGCGAGCAGTGTGGCAAGGCCTTCAAGACCCGCTTCCTACTGCGCACCCACCTCCGCAAGCACAGCGAGGCCAAACCCTATGTGTGCAACGTGTGCCACCGTGCTTTCCGCTGGGCTGCCGGCCTGCGCCATCACGCCCTCACCCACACCGACCGCCACCCCTTCTTCTGCCGCCTCTGCAGCTACAAGGCCAAGCAGAAGTTCCAGGTGGTTAAGCATGTGCGCAGGCACCACCCCGACCAGGCCGACCCAAACCAAGGAGTGGGCAAAGACCCCACCACCCCCACAGTGCACCTGCATGACGTGCAGTTGGAGGACCCCAGCccccctgctcctgctgctcCTCCAACTGGACCAGAGGGCTGA